The DNA segment GGGAGCGAATCCAGATACAGCCGGGAAAAATTGATGGCAGCGTGAAGGATCATGGCCACCACGACGAGTTGCAAACCGCTGAATGCGGCCATGACCAGGGGGAGGTCGCGGGAAGAGCTGTAAACCATGGTCAGGACCAGCATCAGCATGAAGGCTGGCAGGCCAAATGCGGTATAGGCTGCGAGAGCGCCGGGACCGCCTCGGCTGCGAAGTCCCACATAGGCAGCCATCTGCATGGCTGTGGCACCGGGAATCACCTGGGCTACAGACATTCCGAGGCGGAAACTTTTTTCAGATAACCATTGCTCGCGTTCCACCGCCATTGTCCGTATATAAGGAACCATGGCCGGACCGCCGAAAGCTGTCAGCCCCAGGCGGAGAAATCGGAAAAAGAGGTGTGGGAGTGATGGTGTCATGACCATCCTCTAGTGCCATGGAGACAGCGTACTTGCAAGTGGTAACGAGACAGAAACTGCCGCAGGGAGATGGTAAAAGAGGTCTTGTTGAAGTATGCTATGCCATCTGTTACTGATTCAAAAACATGCGATAATAAAGGAATCCTGATGCTTGACCCGAACAAACCATACACTTTGGACCGCGTTGTACGCATGGTACTCTCTGCCGGGTTTGTGATTTGCCTGATCTGGAGTTTGGAATATCTGGCCACTGTTCTGGTCCCTTTTGTTTCCGCCTTGCTCATGGCCTACCTGCTGAATCCGGTCACAAGCGCCATAGAGAAAAAGGTTGGCAGTCGAGGCGTGGCAGTTGTGGTGACTGTGCTTGGCTCCATCGGATTCTTCGTCGGCATTATCTGGGTCGTGGTGCCGATGATGACATCGGAAATTGCGCATATGGGTTCTGTCTTGCAGGAACTGGTTTCCAATCAGGAATTTGCCGAACGGGTTCGCACCTCTTTGCCGCCCGACCTCTGGGTATGGGTCAAGAATTTTGCTGCGGATCGGGATATTCAGGATTTTTTTACCAGCAGTGGGGCATTGGCTATTGCCAAGGGGGTGGCGCTTAAGGTCATGCCGGGCATCACGGGAGTGCTTCGCGGCACGGCAAGCCTTTTCACCGGGATTCTCAGTCTTGGCGTTATCCTCCTGTACCTTGTTTTTTTGCTTGGAGATTTCGGGACTATTCAAAAACAGTGGCAGAACTACTTACCCAAGGGCTATCGCCAGGACGCCACGGATTTTCTCGAAGAGTTCAAACAGACTATGAGCCATTATTTTCGAGGGCAGGTCATCATCGCTCTCCTGGTCGGTGTTCTCCTGTCCATTGGGTTCCTGATTATCGGTTTGCCACTGGCATTGGTGCTCGGTCTGTTCATCGGTATTTTGAACATAGCCCCGTACCTCGGGACCATTGGACTTGCTCCGGCTGTTCTTCTGGGCGGTTTGAGTTCCCTTGAGGCGGGTGATTCTCCATGGCTTGGCATTGGGCTGGTTCTTCTCGTCTTTGTCGTTGTTCAGGCGCTTCAGGAGATTGTATTGATCCCCCGGATTCAGGGGGAGGGGTTGGGGCTTTCGCCGTGGATGATCATTCTCGCCCTGTCCATATGGGGAAAGCTTCTTGGTTTTCTCGGACTGTTGATAGCGCTTCCTGTGACCTGCCTGCTTTTATCTTTTTACCGTCGGTTGATTGCCAGACGGGACAAAGTCATGAATGAGGCTGGTCAGGGGTGAAGAGTCTCTCCCTCTTGGCATTCCTCATTCCCGTTGAAAGAGTGTGCGGAGGGTTATTCGAGATCGCTGTGCTGTTCGAAAGGAAGAATGAACGAGAATTCATTGCCATATTCCGTGGCACGATATTCGGCTGAGCCTCCGTGCAATTCGACAACCTGGCGGACAAAATAGAGTCCCCGGCCCGAGCCGCTTTCCTTGGCGACATTGTCTGCCCTGAATCCGGGTTTGAAGACATCCATGGGGTCCTTGAGGTCCAGAGGGGCACCCGTTGAGGTGACCCACATCTTGATGCCTGGTTTGCCTTCTCCGTAATGGTCCTTGAGAATTTTCCAGCCATAGGAAACAGATTTTCCAGTGCGTCCGTCCGGCAGAGTGGCTTCAGTGGTATATTTGACTGCATTGGAGAAATAGTTGGCGTAGACCTGTGCGATAAGTCCGGGGTCCATGACAAGCAGGATCATCTGGTCTGGTGCGCCTCCCAGTGCAAACCCCACTTCAATGCCCCGCTCATGAAAGCGTTGCCGATATCGTTCGAGTTGGGGTTCCAGTACATTGGTGCGCAGGTTGACCTCCCGCTTGACGAGCACGTATCGGCCTTCCTCGAAATGCCGTCGTCGCAAGAGAGTTTCCAGGAACATCGATGTGGTTTCATAATGCCGATATATTTCCTGATATTGGGATTCGATGGCCGCCGTGGTTGTGGCCAGCAGATTTCCTTGTTCCACGCATTCGTCAGAGTTGCATTCCACCATCATGGACAGAACTTTTTCAGTATTGACATGCAGGGTTTCGATCTGCCGTTTGAGACGGTTGAAATAGAGTTTGAAATACATGTTGGGGACAATGACGTTATGACCGATGTCTTCCACCATGGATTTGATGAACTGGAGGTGTTCCCGGTTTCGTGAGCGGATGATGCGATGATGCAGCTGGAATCCGATCCTGTTGACGTATTTTTCCAGAAAAAGCAGCACATGCTCCGGCAAGGTATCGCAGGGATGCATCTCGAAACAGCCGATGATGTCATGGGGCGGTTCAAAGGGAAGCAAGTCCGTGAATTCAGGGTTGCAATGGATAGGGATGAAGAGACTGTCTCCATCCTGAACAACTTCCTTGCTCAGATTTTTTCCCCATGGTCGAGTCGGTTCCATGTCACACCTGTCGCCGGAACATCCTGCCAGCACGAATGTTTCTTCATCTTCCAGAATGTATATATTCGATTCCAGTCCGAAAAGGACACGGGGTATCATCATGCAGACCGCGTAGAACATGTCCCTTCCGCGAAGCTCTTGAGCCAGTTCGAAGAAGATATTGAGCGCCTGGACCTGTTGCAGGGAGAAGTCGTAGCCTTCGTAATCGTGGAGCTTTTCCTCGATACGTTCCTGCACACGGCGTAGACGTTCCTCTTCCGAAGGAATTGTACTGCCGGACGCGCTGTATGTTTCGGATGAGTCGTCGGGTCTGTTCATGTTTTCACCAGATTACGATTTTTGTTTTCATTACTGGCATGAACCATACCCGGTGTGTGCTTTCTTCACAAGGTGAGCGTGAAAAGAGTGTTTGTCTTGCTCTTGTCATTTTTCCCTTCTCTCTGATAGGAACCAGAAAATATGAAGATACATGAAGCGAGAATCCACCGTCTGAATGATGCCGATATGAGCGCTGGCCCCATACTTTACTGGATGAGCCGGGAGCAACGGGTCCAGGACAATTGGGGACTGCTCCACGCTCGGGAGTTGGCGGGAGAGGACCGTCCCTTGATTGTCCTTTTCTGTCTTGTGCCGGGTTTTCTCGGGGCGACGTTGCGGCAGGACGATTTCATGCTGAACGGTTTGGCTGAAGTTGAAAACGATCTTGCGGCTCTGGGGATCGCCTTTCTGCTTCGTCTCGGAGACCCGGAAGAGGAAGTCATCCGCTGCGTTCTTGAAAAGGGAGTCGGCGCTGTGGTGACGGATTTCGACCCTCTCCGCATCAAGCAGGGGTGGCAGAAGGAAGTTGCTTCAACACTCCGTGTCCCGCTCATTGAAGTCGATGGGCACAATGTGGTCCCAGCCCGATCGGTTTCAGACAAGCAGGAGTATGCCGCCCGAACGCTCAGACCGAAGATTCATCGTCTTTCTTCTGAATTTCTAGAGGATTTCCCGCGTCTTGAACCTTTAGTCTGTTCCGCCTCACCAGCTGATCCAGTGGATTGGCATTCTCTTCGATCTTCCCTGCGGATGGATGAAACGGTTTCCCCTGTGGCGCTTGTACCCGGTGAGAGTGCAGCCCATGCAGCACTTTCCGCCTTTGTCGATCATGGGTTGCATGGGTATGCCGAGCGACGCAATGATCCGGTCGCGGAAGCCACTTCACGACTTTCCGCCTTTTTTCATTTCGGTCACCTTGCTCCGCAGAGGGCCGCCTTGGCCGTGGCCGGGTCAGGCAAGGGCGAAGGACAGGCCGTCTACCTTGAAGAGGTGATTGTCCGGCGAGAACTATCCGATAATTTTTGCCTGTACAACATCCGCTACGATTCCTTGCATGGCGCACCGAACTGGGCATTGAAAACGCTGGATGAGCACCGATCCGATCCCCGGCCTTTTCTTTATTCCCATGAGGAATTCGAGGCAGCCCGGACGCATTCTCCGCTTTGGAACGCAGCCCAGACCCAGCTTCTCAGGTCAGGGTTTATG comes from the Pseudodesulfovibrio piezophilus C1TLV30 genome and includes:
- a CDS encoding AI-2E family transporter encodes the protein MPSVTDSKTCDNKGILMLDPNKPYTLDRVVRMVLSAGFVICLIWSLEYLATVLVPFVSALLMAYLLNPVTSAIEKKVGSRGVAVVVTVLGSIGFFVGIIWVVVPMMTSEIAHMGSVLQELVSNQEFAERVRTSLPPDLWVWVKNFAADRDIQDFFTSSGALAIAKGVALKVMPGITGVLRGTASLFTGILSLGVILLYLVFLLGDFGTIQKQWQNYLPKGYRQDATDFLEEFKQTMSHYFRGQVIIALLVGVLLSIGFLIIGLPLALVLGLFIGILNIAPYLGTIGLAPAVLLGGLSSLEAGDSPWLGIGLVLLVFVVVQALQEIVLIPRIQGEGLGLSPWMIILALSIWGKLLGFLGLLIALPVTCLLLSFYRRLIARRDKVMNEAGQG
- a CDS encoding sensor histidine kinase codes for the protein MNRPDDSSETYSASGSTIPSEEERLRRVQERIEEKLHDYEGYDFSLQQVQALNIFFELAQELRGRDMFYAVCMMIPRVLFGLESNIYILEDEETFVLAGCSGDRCDMEPTRPWGKNLSKEVVQDGDSLFIPIHCNPEFTDLLPFEPPHDIIGCFEMHPCDTLPEHVLLFLEKYVNRIGFQLHHRIIRSRNREHLQFIKSMVEDIGHNVIVPNMYFKLYFNRLKRQIETLHVNTEKVLSMMVECNSDECVEQGNLLATTTAAIESQYQEIYRHYETTSMFLETLLRRRHFEEGRYVLVKREVNLRTNVLEPQLERYRQRFHERGIEVGFALGGAPDQMILLVMDPGLIAQVYANYFSNAVKYTTEATLPDGRTGKSVSYGWKILKDHYGEGKPGIKMWVTSTGAPLDLKDPMDVFKPGFRADNVAKESGSGRGLYFVRQVVELHGGSAEYRATEYGNEFSFILPFEQHSDLE
- a CDS encoding deoxyribodipyrimidine photo-lyase is translated as MKIHEARIHRLNDADMSAGPILYWMSREQRVQDNWGLLHARELAGEDRPLIVLFCLVPGFLGATLRQDDFMLNGLAEVENDLAALGIAFLLRLGDPEEEVIRCVLEKGVGAVVTDFDPLRIKQGWQKEVASTLRVPLIEVDGHNVVPARSVSDKQEYAARTLRPKIHRLSSEFLEDFPRLEPLVCSASPADPVDWHSLRSSLRMDETVSPVALVPGESAAHAALSAFVDHGLHGYAERRNDPVAEATSRLSAFFHFGHLAPQRAALAVAGSGKGEGQAVYLEEVIVRRELSDNFCLYNIRYDSLHGAPNWALKTLDEHRSDPRPFLYSHEEFEAARTHSPLWNAAQTQLLRSGFMHGYMRMFWAKKILEWSPDPESAHATVVTLNDRYQLDGRDPNGYVGALWSVAGLHDRPWQTRPIYGSVRYMNSNGCRRKFDTKAYISRWLN